From the Danaus plexippus chromosome 5, MEX_DaPlex, whole genome shotgun sequence genome, one window contains:
- the LOC133320324 gene encoding uncharacterized protein LOC133320324 — MFVNIYVSILLALLVYCYVNHNDEFTATASVIQQIWSGDCRLSCRQSEYSGISGLSGLRQGVFQESTLLDRDSPGPSACVCDTCPCSVLEKILIICSPVRNLYSQLIDLMSSYYCEFVTMATDMLTHLEQIVNCGVACQRQSRLTSLKLDSAENINFTNSTAVRKDSLRVNKDLLNIKPSSISFRKKSEDELKKIELRSSTGAHDIAAKLPTDNQKPVSESRESLSSSKNCSKCVEKGKVCMRHCPRVKDKDK; from the exons atgtttgtaaacatttaCGTCTCCATCTTGCTAGCTCTCCTCGTTTACTGTTAT GTAAATCACAACGATGAGTTCACTGCGACAGCGTCAGTTATACAGCAGATCTGGTCGGGGGACTGCAGGTTGTCCTGCAGACAGAGCGAGTATAGTGGCATCAGTGGTCTAAGCGGGTTAAGGCAGGGCGTGTTCCAGGAGTCCACTCTACTAGACCGGGACAGTCCAGGTCCCAGCGCTTGCGTCTGCGATACTTGCCCGTGCTCGGTTTTAGAGAAAATTCTCAT CATTTGCAGTCCcgttagaaatttatattctcaatTAATAGATCTGATGTCCTCTTACTACTGTGAATTTGTGACCATG GCGACGGATATGTTGACGCACTTGGAACAAATAGTAAACTGCGGTGTGGCGTGTCAGAGACAGTCACGG CTGACATCTTTAAAATTGGACTCCGCCGAAAACATCAACTTTACAAATTCTACAGCTGTGAGAAAAGATTCGTTGAGAGTCAACaaggatttattaaatataaaaccatcTTCAATATCTTTCCGAAAAAAGTCTGAAGATGAATTGAAGAAGATAGAACTGCGCTCCAGCACAGGAGCTCACGACATAGCAGCGAAGCTACCCACGGACAACCAGAAGCCTGTTTCTGAATCAAGAGAATCCCTCTCGTCTTCGAAAAATTGCTCGAAGTGCGTCGAGAAGGGCAAAGTGTGTATGAGACACTGTCCGCGCGTCAAAgataaagacaaataa